The genomic segment AGGCTTTTGGGGGCTGATACCAGGGGCAGAAACCCTTAACCTTCTCTAACCCAAGTCTTGATTTTACTTCATAGCTGGTCAGTACCTGAAAggattagtttttctctttcttgtttcctcAGTAGAATGTAAATTTCACGAGTGACTTTGTATTCACTTCTTTCTCCAGCATCtcaaatagtgcctggcacataagaggCATGTACTAAAAGTTACTTGAATTATATGAGTGAAGGAAATAATTGTACAGGTACATAAAGATACATGTGGAAGGATTTTTATTTCAACATTGTGTGAAATTATAAATCACCTAATTATTTATTAGTAAGGATTCTATTGAATAACTCAGGGTTTATTACAATAGAACAAGACCTTCCCAGTAGGTTAAACCCCCTGATCCCCTGTGCCCAAACTGCTGAGGCACCGCAGCAAACTCACAGGGGCCCAGTGagagattttaaatttttaagagaagCACGGAAGCACAGCTGCGTTTGCCTGATGCCCTGGGAACTACTAGGTTGGGCAGTTCCCTTTCAGCATTAGGTGGCGCCAGAGCCCTTTTGATGACGTCATATCTTTGTGAAGCTGGGTTTCTAGCAGTTGCTAAATACTGGGCAAAAATCAGTGTAAAGCAAGAGATAAGAGTGGTGCTGGGGTGTGGATAAGGCCAAGAAGAGTTAGAGAATACTTTataaagaggtgacatttgaactgggTCTTAAAAATGAATAGAAGTTTGCTGGAAAGGCGggcaggggaagaaaaggaattttGAGGAATCTCTTGTGGCTGGAGCATAAATGTTGAGGACGGGGGACCTTGGGTGTCTAACCTGTTATCACTGGGCAGTGAGAACCAGTGTTTGGATGAAGGATTGGGGGCTAAAGTAGTTTGTGTATAATTCAAAGTATAACTTATGGTAGAGGGTTAGTCCAGAACATTCCAGGACAGCCCCTGGTCCAGTCTCAGTGCCCAGAAGCAGAGGGAGTCCTTAGAAGGTGGCTGGCTTGGTGAGCATGGACTTGGAGCAGAGGGGAGTGAAATGCTTTGAGTGTTGTTCTCCTTAGGCCTCTCTAGTGACTCTTCTGGCTGCCAGATTCAGGTCTGCGCCTGCTCTTGTGTGTTTCATTCAAGGTGAGCAAACCCCCTCTTTGTGCTTCTCATCAGACACGATGCAGCTGATGGGGTTCCAGCTTTGTGAATTTAGTCACCACAGGCCTGTCTCCTTGAGATTTCATCAGGTCATCTTGATGAGCGTGGTGGAAGTTCGGAACCTCTTAGCCTTGCACCTGTAGACCATTTTGGTTTCTACCCAGCAGTGACTAATTAGATCCATTATGAGACGATTATTGGTTTGACTGTAAGGGAACAACCTTCTATctcttttcaagttctttttttttctttttatcgaGGTCTTCGAGGGCACTTCCCTGCAGTGGAGGGTCCTAAGGCAGTTTAGTTCAGTTTAACAAACAATTATTGAGAGCCATCGGGTCCAGGGTGATAGGGGAATGCTACCTGCCTGAGAGGTGCTTATAATCTATGGGGAAGACAAACCCCAGTGGGTCATTTCATTGCATTATGAGATTTGCAGTGATGGAGGGATTATGGAAGCACAGAGTGGGGCTCACCAGTCTGGCTCGTGAGGCTGTGGAAAGGCTTCTTGGAAGAAGCAGTGCCTGAGCTGAGTCTTCAGATAGCAGTTTGTCTTGTGGGGAGGGCATCCCAAGCAGAGATACAAAGACCCCAAGTAGTGGAGCACATATGCTGGGTAATAGGGGGGCTGCTGGGGAGTCAGCTACTGAtgtggaggaagaaaggaaggtggAAACGTCATAAAACTCTTTGTAAGCCATCCTGCTGAATTTGGATATCATTCTGAGAACAAGAGGGTATGAAGATTAGATTTCCAAATTAGAAAGAGCACCCTGATCATAGTATGGCTGGGTAGGAGAGAAGGGCTGGTGACCCACGGAACGCTTGGATACATACTACAAAGGACAGGCCTGAGCTAGGGCAGTGGGCGTAGGGATGGAGAAAAGGGGCAAGATTTAAGAACTGTTTGTTCAGGAGGTAAAATAACCtgtacatgggcttccctggtggtgcagtggttgggagtccgcctgccgatgcaggggacgcgggctcgtgccccggtccaggaggatcccacatgccgcggagcggctgggcccgtgagccatggccactgagcctgcgcgtccggagcctgtgctctgcaacgggagaagccacgacaggcccgcgtaccgcaaaaaataaccTGTATTTGGTGAATGATTGGATAATAACAGCTGTCATATATTGAACACCTATTCCATCTTGGGTTTCAGCAGGTTAATTAAATCCTTAATGGTTATATAGATGATAAGTGATAGAACTAGAATTGCAAATTAGAGGTCTCTGACTCCAGGCCATGCTTGTTCCACTGCTTTATGACTGTGGGTAAGGAAGGGTAAGTGTTGGTTTCTGACTTGAGTTCCACTACCTTAGATGGGGactaaaggaaaaggagagatttTTGTGGAGAAGGGAGTTTGTTTTTAGACATGTTGGATTTGATTTATCAGGGGGATATCTACAGGGGGTTCAGTAGGTGGTTTAGTATGTTAATCCGAAGTCCAGAAGAAAGGTGAGGCCTGGAGGGTAGAGATTTGTTGTGAGTAAATAGTGAGAATCATGGCATAGCATTTGGGTGTGATGAGAAGTGTGGATGCGTTAAACCTTGGGGAGTGGCAGTGTTTAAGGAGCAGACCAAggcaccccttcccctttggagccgtaagtttgttttctctgtctgtgagtctgtttctgttttgtaaataagttcatttgtatcatgttttagattccacatgtaagtgatgtcatatgatacttgtctttgacttcacttagtatcataatccctaggttcatccatgttgctgcaaatggcattatttcgctCTATTTtgtggctgagtggtattctgttgtatatatgtaccacatctcctttatccattcatctgtcaatgggcatttaggttgcttccacgtcctggctattgtaaatagtgctgcttcaAATCCTGGAGTTGAAGTAATTGTTTCTGCTGCAGTATAGTAGAATGGGATGAGCATGTGTTTGGGATCgcagccgggggggggggggtttgacGTCTGCAGGCTCCTTGAGATTGAGGCCTTGGGCAGTCACTTTACACAGCCTCAGGTTTCTCATGTCTAAGAGACAGGAATTCACTCCTAGACGGTTAGTGGTTAGGGTAAGAGGAACAGGTACGTTTGGTACCTGGCATGAAGTTGACACTCAGATAGAAGCTTTTATTAAATTCTTCTAAGGTCTTCTCTCTGGAAGTTTAGCGGACCAAAGCTTAACTAATTTTAAAGTTCTTGGTTTTCAGTGTGTGAAAAGATGCCAAAGCTTTCCTTGAACAGCCTTTAGCTCAGAGCAGAAATCTCTTCTCCAAGTTGTACCTACTTCTGAGCccgtccttccctccctttcctccactgAATTGGTCCCACTGAGTCCTGGCTCCACCTTGCCCAGGATTCCGGCCCTTGGCTCTGCCTCCATCTCTTGAGGCTCCAGGGTTCACTTCTGCTCCAGATAATTTTCAACAACCTCTGCTCTAGCGCCCCCCTCTCCTGTTCTGTCCTAAAATATCTGAACATGGAAGGGTTCAGGTTGACCCAGGCCCTTGAGAAGGAGGAGGTGACAAGGATGGGGGCAAAGAGTGCCTAACTTTAGGAGCATGTCTTGGGCAGAGCACTTGGGCTGTCATGATGAGGGTGCCTTACAGGGAGGTTCTGGCCTTGATTTCAGCTTTGGGAAAGAAACAAGGCATTGAATTTTTCCCTCTTGaaacaacttttatttcttttgctgttaaATTCTGTAGATGACAGTGACCTAGAATTCAACCCAGTAGGATATCCAGGGTTCAAGTCCTAGAGGTAGGTGACGTGTACGGAGCCCAGAGTTGACCACACACTAGTCTGAACGCCCCCTCCCGCTCAGACAGTGACTGGAACGAGCTTTTGACTTGCGATACTTGACTTTGGCATTTCCACAGTCAGATATCACACACGCTGACCCCCATTTCCCTCGCTTCAGGCTAAACCTGCTTAGTTCTTCTGTAAGTAGTTTGGGGTTTTTAAAGGCCTTAGTACAGAGCTCCTCAGCCACGAAGTCTGGAAACTAGGAATTCTATTTAGTTGTTATTGGCCTTTCTTTGCTGCAGAAACGAATGTCTGTGACAGAGGGCGGCATCAAATACCCAGAGACCACCGAGGGAGGCCGCCCCAAGCTTGGGGGGCTGATGGATCCGAGGCAAGGGGTGATTGAGAGGACTGGCCGCTGCCAAACCTGTGCAGGTGAGCGCTGGGGGCCGGCACAGGACcctagagggagggagaggcttgTCCTTACAGAAAGCCAGGACTGGGGGTGGACACCTGCAAACCTGGTCTCTGAGGTGAGTGCTGGGAGGAAAGTGTTGTATGTGTGTTCCCACAGGAAACATGACAGAGTGTCCTGGCCACTTTGGCCACATTGAGCTGGCCAAACCTGTGTTCCATGTCGGCTTCCTGGTCAAGACAATGAAAGTTTTGCGCTGCGTCTGCTTCTTCTGCTCCAAATTGCTTGTGGACTCTGTGAGTGGGAGATGGGCTCTGGCCTGGGGAAGGGGttgctggggggtgggcaggggagcagCCCCAACTGACCCCTCTCTGCTCTGTCCACAGAACAACCCAAAGATCAAGGACATTTTGGCTAAGTCCAAGGGGCAGCCCAAGAAACGGCTCACACACGTCTATGACCTCTGCAAGGGCAAAAACATCTGCGAGGGCGGGGAGGAGATGGACAACAAGTTCGGTGTGGAGCAGCCTGAGGGCGATGAGGATTTGACCAAAGAAAAGGTAGCCGGGGCTGCCCAGACTCTTGGGAGGGGGTGAGGGCTGGTCCCAGAGGCCCGGAGGGAAGAAGATGGGGAGGCAGTGGAAGCAGCAGGAGCCCGAAGGTCACAGAAGAGCGGGAGGGGCGGCCCGGCCAGGTGTTGGGGGAGAAGGCCCGGCCTCTGCGCTCTGATGGCCCCTCTGTCTCCTTGGAAGGGCCACGGCGGCTGTGGGCGGTACCAGCCCCGGATCCGGCGCTCCGGCCTGGAGCTGTATGCAGAGTGGAAGCACGTCAACGAGGACTCTCAGGAGAAGAAGATCCTGCTGAGTCCTGAGCGGGTGCACGAGATCTTCAAACGCATCTCAGATGAGGAGTGCTTCGTCCTGGGCATGGAGCCTCGCTACGCCCGGCCCGAGTGGATGATTGTCACTGTGCTGCCCGTGCCCCCGCTCTCCGTGCGGCCTGCTGTTGTGATGCAGGGCTCTGCCCGCAACCAGGTCAGCGCCTGCAGGGCCCTGCCGCTCAGCTAGGCCAGGTGTCCGCACGGAGGGAGGCCGGTGGCGGGGACGAAGGCATGCGAGGGTGACGGACAGGTCACCTGGGCCTGAAGGTACCCTGCCGCTTGCTGGCTATGTGAGCCCCTTAAGGAGGTTAGAGCTCACAAAGGTGCTTGTGGATCTGTGAACCGAGAGCCCAGAGCTGCTTCCCAGGGTGGTGTGAAGGGAGGGTGAGAGGCACCGCGTGCTGGCACATGCAGACTGAGCGCTCAGGGTTGGCTGGATTGTGATGCTTCTGACTTCCTGCCTCAGGATGACCTGACACACAAACTGGCCGACATCGTGAAGATCAACAATCAGCTTCGGCGCAACGAGCAGAACGGCGCGGCCGCGCATGTCATCGCTGAGGACGTGAAGCTCCTCCAGTTCCACGTGGCCACCATGGTGGACAACGAGCTGCCTGGCTTGCCTCGTGTGAGTGGACAGGCTCCCTGTGCCCTACGcctggaggaaaggggagggcgCCCGGCTGGGGGCCGGTGCTGACTGCGGGGGTGCCCCCCACCCTGCGTTTCCTCACAGGCCATGCAGAAGTCTGGGCGTCCCCTCAAGTCCCTGAAGCAGCGGTTGAAGGGCAAGGAAGGCCGTGTGCGCGGGAACCTGATGGGCAAGCGGGTGGACTTCTCGGCCCGCACTGTCATCACCCCCGACCCCAACCTCTCCATTGACCAGGTTGGCGTGCCTCGCTCCATTGCCGCCAATATGACCTTTGCGGAGATCGTCACCCCCTTCAACATTGACAGGTGTGCTCAGTTCAGAAGCCCTGCCTGGAGGGgtcggggagggtggggggaatgggCTCGGAGCAAGAAGGAGAGAGTGttgaactttattattattatcatcattatgtttttttaactttatttttggctgtgttgggtcttcgttgctgcatgcaggctttctctagttgcgacgagcgggggcttctcttcattgcggcgcgcgggcttctcattgcggtggctcctcttgttgcgggagcacgggctctgggtgtgcgggctttctctagttgcagcatgcaggctcagtagttgcggtacgcgggccctagagcacgtgggcttcagtagttgtggcacacgggctctagggcacacgggctcagtagttgtggcgcacgggcctagttgcttcacggcatgtgggatcttcccagaccagggatcaaacccacgtcccctgcattggcaggcggattcttaaccactgtaccaccagggaagtcccaagtgtcGAAGTTTAGAAGTTTGGGTTGTCACTTGGGGCTTTGGGGTGAGGGTGGCAACAAGGGATTTTTGGGAAGCATTTTGTTCATTGCATCCCTTTCCTTCCTAGACTTCAGGAACTAGTGCGCAGGGGGAACAGCCAGTACCCAGGGGCCAAGTACATCATCCGGGACAACGGTGATCGCATTGACCTGCGTTTCCACCCCAAACCCAGTGACCTTCACCTGCAGACTGGCTATAAGGCATGTGTAATAGGCCAGGGCCTCTCTTACCTGAGCAGGAAGCTTTTTGGACTGGGGGCCAGCTGGAGTGGGCCGTCTGAGGCTGTCCTGTTCATTAGAATCCAAGCTTAAGAGACTCCTGCTGTCCTAGGCAAGCCTGTAGCTGCCAGCCCCTGGCATTCAAGGTGGGGGTCACGTAAACCCACGGGCAGCAAGAGGGACACAGGGCAGAAAGAGATCCGGGGGGAACAGAGCAGAAGGCTTCACGTTCAGAGTCTCTCACGGTCTTTCCCAGCTGAGTTCCCTGAGGTTTGGGGACTACGTCTTCGTTTTCTCTGATAGCCTGGAAtctagcccagggcctggcccaaaGCTGGTGGTTGATAAGCGTTTCAAGTGAAATAACACCACAGTGTCGTCTGTTTCAAAGCATCTTAGGTCTCCTATCACTTCATTCTTAGCATACCTCCTTCACTGAGGTTTTTCCCACACCTCACCTCCTTAGGTGGAACGGCACATGTGCGATGGGGACATTGTTATCTTCAACCGGCAGCCAACTTTGCACAAAATGTCCATGATGGGACATCGGGTTCGCATCCTGCCCTGGTCTACTTTTCGCTTGAATCTTAGGTCAGTCCGTcggctggggctgggctgggctaggCTGCTCCCTGGGTCTCACTGCGGCATCTTTCCAACTCACTTTCCTCTTTGACTACAGTGTGACAACTCCATACAATGCCGATTTTGATGGGGATGAGATGAACTTGCACCTGCCACAGTCCCTGGAGACACGGGCTGAGATCCAGGAGCTCGCCATGGTGCCACGCATGATTGTCACCCCCCAGAGCAATCGCCCGGTTATGGGCATTGTGCAGGACACGCTGACCGCAGTGCGCAAATTCACCAAGAGGGACGTTTTCCTGGAGCGGGTGTGTGGTCCCTGGCTGGGGGAAACCTGGCCTGGGTGGGCAGGGGCCCAGCACAGCAAGGATGGGGGGAGGAGCAGTGACTTATGCCCTGACTTGCTCTGCACTGACCTGTATGTGAGACAGCAGAAGGAAAGGGAGTGAGCAAAGATCGAGGCCAAAAACGGTGTATGGCTTTAGCTCCCCATTTAATTCCTCAAAATGTCATGTAATTTTAGGTATCACCTGGAAAGTAAAGGcgaagagaaaaataagacttTGTTGaagttctgtttatttcttttttactttctctttgtttcctaattattaaaagtaatttgtacttactgttaaaagaaaaagcaatcccaAAGTCTCACTATCACAGTTAAGTTTTTAGtaaaagtttggaaaacacttttcTTGCCATCCCTTTGCCTTCAAAGTCTGGCTTTCCCCTTGGGGCAATGAGGCCTCCCCTGACATTCCCAAGAGGTGAGACCTCCAGTTCTGACTTCTTgtctttcttgctctttttctcCAGGGGGAGGTGATGAACCTCCTGATGTTCCTGTCCACGTGGGATGGCAAGGTCCCACAGCCAGCCATCCTGAAGCCCCGGCCCCTGTGGACAGGGAAGCAGATCTTCTCCCTCATCATACCCGGCCACATCAACTGTATCCGCACCCACAGCACCCATCCCGATGATGAGGATAGTGGTCCTTACAAGCACATCTCTCCTGGGGACACCAAGGTAGGGCCTGGCTTCTGGTTGTGTGGGGAAGGGCTTTGGACATGGAAGCCACAGCAGGGGCTGTGAATGGTGCTCTCTGCAGGTGGTGGTGGAGAACGGGGAGCTGATCATGGGCATCCTGTGTAAGAAGTCTTTGGGCACATCAGCTGGCTCCCTGGTCCACATCTCTTACCTAGAGATGGGTCATGACATCACCCGCCTCTTCTACTCCAACATTCAGACTGTCATTAACAACTGGCTCCTCATTGAGGGTAAGCCTAGGGGCTCTACCACATCCTCTGTAAATCCTGTGTCCATCTCACTTCTTACTGCTCTTCTTCCATCCCTTTCTCTTCCCCCCCTTGGATTTGGTGTCCCTCCATCTACTCTCTTGGCTGTGATTCCATCCCATGTTTCTTGGGAGTCCAAAGAAGGTGTTGCTGATGCTTCTCTTTATTTCTAGGTCATACCATTGGCATTGGGGACTCCATTGCTGATTCTAAGACTTACCAAGACATTCAGAACACTATTAAGAAGGCCAAGCAGGATGTAATAGAGGTGAGAGGGAAGGCTGGGCAAAGACTGAATAAGAGGCTCTCAGTGGCTTTGAACTGAGTGAAGGGGACATTGGGATTGGAGAGACGGGGACCAGAAGACACTGACGTCTCCCTGAGAACGCAGCCTGCTCCTGTGCACCCAGGTGATTGAGAAGGCGCATAACAACGAGCTGGAGCCCACCCCGGGGAACACTTTGCGGCAGACCTTTGAGAACCAGGTGAACCGCATTCTCAACGATGCCCGAGACAAGACTGGCTCCTCTGCCCAGAAATCCCTATCTGAATACAACAACTTTAAGTCAATGGTGGTGTCCGGGGCTAAAGGTTCCAAGATCAACATCTCCCAGGTGGGGAGCCTTGTCTTTCCAGAACTGGGGCCACACtgaaggtggggaggaggagggaaggggtgtgCTGCTGGGGGGGTTGGGGGAAAAGTATGGGGAACACTTATTCTCAAGGCAGAGGGAGTTGGATGCACCACACCTTTTCTGTTCCCCAGGTCATTGCTGTCGTCGGGCAGCAGAACGTGGAGGGCAAGCGGATCCCGTTTGGGTTCAAGCACCGGACTCTGCCTCACTTCATCAAAGATGACTATGGGCCTGAGAGCCGTGGCTTCGTGGAGAACTCCTACCTGGCCGGCCTCACGCCCACCGAGTTCTTCTTCCATGCCATGGGGGGTCGTGAGGGGCTCATCGACACAGCTGTCAAGACTGCTGAGACTGGTGAGGACTTTGGATCCAGGGCCCTTCCACGGGCTGGTCCCAGAGAGGACCGCAGGCAGAGAAGCCCCTGGGGAGTTTGAGCGGGGTTCTCAGGCTAAAGTCTTCTATCCCCAGAGAAGTAATTTTGACCTTTGTGGAAAGAATAGAGACTAAAGATCAAGAGTTAGGCAAATACTCTTGTTCTGGTTGCCATGCAGCATTCCATGATGCAGGGCTAGAGCCTCAGGGTCTCTGCTCCTGACCTGTCACATGGACGGTGTTTCCTAGGGGTCTCTACTGGACCCTGGGTCCGTCTGGTGGTGGGCATGGCTTTCATTGAGAGGCCTTGGGGATGAGAGGCTACTAGCTGGCTCTCCTGAGGACCAGAGTGGCCAGCAGGTCTTGTCCTGAGACAGGGAGGCTCCTCTTCTTGCTCTGGGTCCCTCAGTTGATTCCCTGCCCCTCAGGATACATCCAGCGGCGGCTGATCAAATCCATGGAGTCGGTGATGGTGAAGTATGACGCCACCGTGCGAAACTCCATCAATCAGGTGGTACAGCTGCGCTATGGTGAAGACGGCCTGGCGGGCGAGAGCGTTGAGTTCCAGAACCTGGCTACCCTCAAGCCTTCCAACAAGGCTTTTGAGAAGAAGTGAGAAGGCGGCAGGCGGGTGGTTCTTGCCCCTGGGCTCGGGGCCAAAGTGGTAGGGGTTCTCCTCCCCCCGCACGGTGAGATCACCTGGACCGTGTCCTGCAGTGGACCTTATACcgccccttccccacccatcTGGCAGCAGCTGCAAGATGGGAGAGGACGGATGGAGACCAGATTTGAGACCCGCCCCCACTTTGTACAGAGGGGTGAGCGTAAGCTCAGGTGCCATTGCACATCCTTGGGTCTGGATCTTTTGTTTCCCCACCCAGGATTATTCACAGCCCTGTTCCTGTGGGCTGCAGACCTCAGGAGCCTCACACTGTTCCTTGATCAGGGCCCTCCTGCCCCTTGACTCCACCCCTGTCACCTGCAGGTTCCGCTTTGATTATACCAATGAGAGGGCCCTGCGGCGCACCCTGCAGGAGGATGTGGTGAAGGACGTGCTGAGCAATGCACACATTCAGAACGAGCTGGAGCGAGAATTTGAGCGGATGCGTGAGGACAGGGAGGTGCTCAGGGTCATCTTCCCAACTGGTGACAGCAAGGTGTGTGTGGGTGGGAAGGGCTGGGCTGGAGAAGTGCTGGCCCTGCATGGCTGGCCCTGACTTGGGGTCCTGCCTCCGTCCCTCCTGCCTCAGGTTGTCCTCCCCTGTAACCTGCTGCGCATGATCTGGAACGCTCAGAAGATCTTCCACATCAACCCTCGCCTTCCCTCTGACCTGCACCCCATCAAGGTGGTAGAGGGTGAGTACCTGCTTCAGGACCACCAGGCCAGGCAGGCTCTGCTAGCAGCGTCCTGGTCTACAACCTCTTCATCCCTCGTTTGGCCCTTAGGTGTCAAGGAGCTGAGCAAGAAGCTGGTGATTGTGAATGGGGACGACCCGCTGAGCCGGCAGGCCCAGGAGAACGCCACCTTGCTCTTCAACATCCACCTGCGGTCCACGCTGTGCTCCCGCCGCATGGCCGAGGAGTTTCGGCTCAGCGGAGAGGCCTTCGACTGGCTGCTCGGAGAGATCGAGTCCAAGTTCAACCAAGCCATTGTGAGTGTTGTACTCCTCACCCCAGCCTTGGTCCTCTGCTCTGATCTATTGATTTCTCTGGGCTCTGAGAACAGCCCACCTCTGCCCATAACTGCATAATAATAGATCTCATTCATTGAGACACTGCTGTGAACCAAGTCCTGTGTTGGAGGCTTTATACCTTTATTCCTTAGCAGTCCTAAGAAGACCCTAGTAGGGGGGAGGGGCTGTTAGTCCCATGTTGCAGAGACAAAAAGTGAACCTTGAAGaggcaaacacatgaaaagatgctcagtatcagtAGCCGTCAGGGGAATGTAgttcaaaaccacgatgagataccacttcatgctCCCTAGGGTGACtagaaaaaaacaagtgttggcgaggacaTAGAGAAATTGgagctctcatacactgctgctgggaatgttgCAACTGCTTTGGAGAACAGTCTGGCCGTTTCTCAAAagtttaaacatagagttaccatatgacccagcaatttcactcctaggaatATGCCCAAGAGAATTGGAAGcacacgtccacacaaaaacccatACACAGATGTTCGGAGCagtatttttcataatagccaagcAGTGGAAACAACCGAAATGTTCATCCGTTGATGAAGGATGAACAAGATAAGGGAATATTATGCTGTGGTAAAAAGTAATGAGCTGTCAAAACATAAAAAGACAGTGATCAACTTTAAATAGTATTACTCAgtaaagaagccagtctgaaaaggctacatactgtatgattccaattaaaagattaaattttggggacttccatggcggtccagtggttaagacttcgcacttcactgcagggggtgtgggttcgatccctggtcaggagctaagatcctacatgccttcTGGCcagaaaccaaaatataaaacaaaagcaatattgtaacaaattcaaaaaagactttaaaaatggtccacgtcaaaaaaaaaatctttaaaaaaaaaaagattaaattttatggtatgtgattatatctcaattaaaataatgcattgcgggggacttcgctggtggctcagttgttaagaatccggctgccaacGCAGGGGTCACGGGTGTGAGctctggtgcaggaagatcccacatggcacagagcaactaagcccgtgcgccacaactactgaagcccgcgcacctagagcccgtgctccgcaacaagagaagccaccgcagtgagaagcccgcgcaccgcaacgaagagttgcccccgctcactgtaactagaggaagcccacgtgcagcaacaaagacccaacacagccaaaaataaataatttttaaaaatttatttaaaaaaaatgcattgggGAGCTTCCCACTTAGAAGACTATCAGCAAATGAATATTCGCCCTGTGACTCTAGCACACAGCACTTTTAGAAATGTGGGGTTTAGATGACATAGTCCCTATTCCTGGGTGTGCAGCACATCTGGGGCTGAATGGCGGGTGTAGATTGAAATGCCGTCTGAGGAAGGGGATGATCAAATAAGACTGATTTGTTTAAATCTCTGCCTTTTCTAAACACCTCTGCCCAGCCCTGACATGTCTCACTCTCACTCACCAGTGGGGAGGGATTTGCTCTTCTGAGGCCAGCTCTTCTTACTCCCCAGGCCCATCCTGGGGAAATGGTGGGAGCTCTGGCTGCACAGTCCCTTGGAGAACCTGCCACCCAGATGACTCTGAACACCTTCCACTATGCTGGTGTGTCCGCCAAGAATGTGACACTGGGTGTGCCCCGACTTAAGGAGCTCATCAACATTTCCAAGAAGCCAAAGACCCCCTCACTTACTGTCTTCCTGCTGGGCCAGTCTGCTCGAGATGCTGAGAGAGCCAAGGTGCGGCTTAGGGTAACGGG from the Delphinus delphis chromosome 19, mDelDel1.2, whole genome shotgun sequence genome contains:
- the POLR2A gene encoding DNA-directed RNA polymerase II subunit RPB1 isoform X2, producing MHGGGPPSGDSACPLRTIKRVQFGVLSPDELKRMSVTEGGIKYPETTEGGRPKLGGLMDPRQGVIERTGRCQTCAGNMTECPGHFGHIELAKPVFHVGFLVKTMKVLRCVCFFCSKLLVDSNNPKIKDILAKSKGQPKKRLTHVYDLCKGKNICEGGEEMDNKFGVEQPEGDEDLTKEKGHGGCGRYQPRIRRSGLELYAEWKHVNEDSQEKKILLSPERVHEIFKRISDEECFVLGMEPRYARPEWMIVTVLPVPPLSVRPAVVMQGSARNQDDLTHKLADIVKINNQLRRNEQNGAAAHVIAEDVKLLQFHVATMVDNELPGLPRAMQKSGRPLKSLKQRLKGKEGRVRGNLMGKRVDFSARTVITPDPNLSIDQVGVPRSIAANMTFAEIVTPFNIDRLQELVRRGNSQYPGAKYIIRDNGDRIDLRFHPKPSDLHLQTGYKVERHMCDGDIVIFNRQPTLHKMSMMGHRVRILPWSTFRLNLSVTTPYNADFDGDEMNLHLPQSLETRAEIQELAMVPRMIVTPQSNRPVMGIVQDTLTAVRKFTKRDVFLERGEVMNLLMFLSTWDGKVPQPAILKPRPLWTGKQIFSLIIPGHINCIRTHSTHPDDEDSGPYKHISPGDTKVVVENGELIMGILCKKSLGTSAGSLVHISYLEMGHDITRLFYSNIQTVINNWLLIEGHTIGIGDSIADSKTYQDIQNTIKKAKQDVIEVIEKAHNNELEPTPGNTLRQTFENQVNRILNDARDKTGSSAQKSLSEYNNFKSMVVSGAKGSKINISQVIAVVGQQNVEGKRIPFGFKHRTLPHFIKDDYGPESRGFVENSYLAGLTPTEFFFHAMGGREGLIDTAVKTAETGYIQRRLIKSMESVMVKYDATVRNSINQVVQLRYGEDGLAGESVEFQNLATLKPSNKAFEKKFRFDYTNERALRRTLQEDVVKDVLSNAHIQNELEREFERMREDREVLRVIFPTGDSKVVLPCNLLRMIWNAQKIFHINPRLPSDLHPIKVVEGVKELSKKLVIVNGDDPLSRQAQENATLLFNIHLRSTLCSRRMAEEFRLSGEAFDWLLGEIESKFNQAIAHPGEMVGALAAQSLGEPATQMTLNTFHYAGVSAKNVTLGVPRLKELINISKKPKTPSLTVFLLGQSARDAERAKDILCRLEHTTLRKVTANTAIYYDPNPQSTVVAEDQEWVNVYYEMPDFDVARISPWLLRVELDRKHMTDRKLTMEQIAEKINAGFGDDLNCIFNDDNAEKLVLRIRIMNSDENKMQEEEEVVDKMDDDVFLRCIESNMLTDMTLQGIEQISKVYMHLPQTDNKKKIIITEDGEFKALQEWILETDGVSLMRVLSEKDVDPVRTTSNDIVEIFTVLGIEAVRKALERELYHVISFDGSYVNYRHLALLCDTMTCRGHLMAITRHGVNRQDTGPLMKCSFEETVDVLMEAAAHGESDPMKGVSENIMLGQLAPAGTGCFDLLLDAEKCKYGMEIPTNIPGLGAAGPTGMFFGSAPSPMGGISPAMTPWNQGATPAYGAWSPSVGSGMTPGAAGFSPSAASDASGFSPGYSPAWSPTPGSPGSPGPSSPYIPSPGGAMSPSYSPTSPAYEPRSPGGYTPQSPSYSPTSPSYSPTSPSYSPTSPNYSPTSPSYSPTSPSYSPTSPSYSPTSPSYSPTSPSYSPTSPSYSPTSPSYSPTSPSYSPTSPSYSPTSPSYSPTSPSYSPTSPSYSPTSPSYSPTSPSYSPTSPSYSPTSPNYSPTSPNYTPTSPSYSPTSPSYSPTSPNYTPTSPNYSPTSPSYSPTSPSYSPTSPSYSPSSPRYTPQSPTYTPSSPSYSPSSPSYSPTSPKYTPTSPSYSPSSPEYTPTSPKYSPTSPKYSPTSPKYSPTSPTYSPTTPKYSPTSPTYSPTSPVYTPTSPKYSPTSPTYSPTSPKYSPTSPTYSPTSPKGSTYSPTSPGYSPTSPTYSLTSPAISPDDSDEEN